Below is a window of Trichosurus vulpecula isolate mTriVul1 chromosome 4, mTriVul1.pri, whole genome shotgun sequence DNA.
AGGAGATGGGAAATAATGGGTCCTTTTTGAATTccttttcataggatcataggcttaTATTCATTGAATCATaaggagagctggaagggacctcggaggccatctactccaacccctcattttacaagcccagggaggttgagcaacttgcccaagatcacccaggacataagcatcagagatgggacttgaaccatGTCTAACTCCTGAGCTGGTTCTCTGTCTAGTATACTGGGCTCAGAAGCTTAAAGACCATGATGATGCTTTATTTAACCTTATTACTTcaatcttttttcccttctctttactcCTACATTAGCTAACTTCTTTCCAACTTCTCTGCAGGCCCTGAAATATAGAGCCCAGCCTGACGTTTGGGAAGAAGACCTAACCAATGGAGTACTCAATCTTCTAATAAAACCTGAAGAGGAAGATAACTCATTGAGGCTCATACTGCTGAGCCAACCTCAATCCCTTTAACTTCGCAAATATGAAAAACTATTGGAAATGAATGCTTGTTTAAAGCCAAACATCTCCCAAAATGGGAATTTCCACTGATTTTAGAGGCTCCTCAATATTTCATGCCTCCAAGAGCAGCCATTTATTTTTCTGCTGAATAGCTGAAATCACCCATTCTTCCTGTCTCCTTGTCTGGGCTATAGTAATTTCACACTGGACAGCTGTAACCTCCTTTATATGCTAGCCTTCCAATTTCTAACCTCTCTGTTCCAaaatattttacttctgtgtctggcacatagtaggtacttaatgcttgttggttgattgactacTGCCTGCAAAGACCAATGCCAGGGTGATCCATCCCACTCATCTGGGATGCCCTACACTTATCTACTCTTATCTCTTGCTATTCCCCAGCTCATGCCCTACAGTACATATGAACCCAGCCTTCTCATGGCCTTCTACTTCTTATGTCTTTGAGAATCTGTTCAAGTCCAATCTACCTGGAACGCACTCACTCATCTTCTCTAACACACCCCTCTTTGATCACATGGAAAATTTCCTGTCATCTATCCcgtattaataataaaattaacacTCGTGTAGTACtttgtttacaaagcaatttcatataggaTGGTGAACTCCCAAAACACTATCTATTCTGAAATACGTACCCCAAGTGTCTTGTACAATGATATGTATGTACCCTGTGGGCATTCAGTAACATACTCAGTGATCACCAAATATCCTAGAAAAAATCTGCAGAGCCTACACTATGGGcttaaagagggagaagggaaaaaagcatacACAGTGACTAGGTCCCAGAGTTCATTTACTGATTTGAGGTTGGCAAGTCAACAGCAAATTTGGACGTATAGCTGGCAGCATAGAGTCCTTACCCTCCCCCCCAGGAATCAGCAGAGTCATGGAGGACTGTAGATCTTCTAGGATGGCCATCTGTTGTTGGGCAAGTTTGGTTTGAAGTTGGAGATTGGCGTGCATACACTCAAGCAGACCTAAGCAATCCTGGGGCTTTTTAATGTCGACTCCTAAAGGAAGagtgggatggggaagagggacaaaaggggagagagacaaatTTTTGGCTTGCCCACAAATGACTGTCCTGTGGTTAGCGGGGCTCTGCAGAgatcagcactctgaacttcccCACACTCACCGTGTCTCAGACAGATtggggagagaaggcagggctTCTCGTGGGCTTCAAGAATTCCACCGGAGGCGCCTGCTCCAGTGCCTCGTAAGGAGTGACCATTAGCACTGACAATTTTCCTGCTGTCTAACTTCAGTCCTTCCTCCTGTAACATCAACCCATTTGATCTAATGTTTCCAACTACCTCATGCACAGCCGAGACTTAATTAGCCTTGGTAATCATATCTGCTTTATTGTTTAGGTGTTGGTGCTGTCTTCCCTGTTATATCACGAGTTCCTCAAGAGCAGAGATCAAGTCTGCTCTGAGTACCGGGACCCAGGAAGCACTCTATAACCTGATGATAAGAATATGTTTAATCTAAATCCAGAGCCACCTAAGTTTAACTAGCAGTCTCAATCTCCTCTGTTGATGTGAAGTGTTGTGAATTCCTAGGACATCTGACATACTGACATCCTTGTGTactagaaagaacaatggacccggagtcaggaaacctgattTTGAATCCAACCCAGTcccttattagctctgtgaccacaggcaagtcacttcctacCTCAGAGACTCAgtatcctcacctataaaatggggataatgatacctgcACTACCTATCTGACAGAGTTGTTGAAAGGAAATTACTTTAAAGATTGTACAGTGCTCTAGAAATGTAAGTtatcatcatctttttttattaatccTGCTTATGTCCAGCAAGATTTAACCCTTCTTCTACCCCTAGGGAGGTCCTAACAATTAGGGAAATTACCCAACCTGGGgaagtggggggaaagggggagggaggaaaagaagagtaaAGACAAGAAGAAGCAATAGCACCCGATAAGCCACAAGCTATTCATCAAAAATTGAGGCTTGACTAGACACAGGCTTGGCAGCCAAGTCAACAGGAggaggatccatgatgaaaaatgccatccacctccagacagaAACCCGatgaactcagagtgcagattgaagcatatttttttctcttcctttgtcttttggaacatggctaatgcagaaataggTTTTGAATGATTTCAAATGTGTAATGGTTATTGTATTTCTTGTCCTCTCAATGGTAAAGGAGGGtgtaaaggaagggagagaatagagaactgaaaataaaattgtaatttttagataatttttttcttggagggaaaaaggcagggcaattggggttaagtgacttgcccaaagtcacacagctagtaagtgtgtcaagtgtctgaggtcggatttgacctcaggtcctcctgactccggggctggtgctctactcactgcgccccctagctgcccctaaataaaatttttaaaaagaaaagtgtcaTCAGGAAGCCTTGATCCCCAAGTCTGTTCTATTTGGGAAATGCTCTCTATAGGTTACCTGTTTGTAGCTTTGCTGACTGATTGTTTTGACAAGTGGCTGGGTTGGCTGCTGGAAGATGAATGAAACTTGGGGAGGGCTTAGCACGACAAAGAGGCAAAAGTTTGCATTCCTCTTCAACTGGAATAAAATTAAGAGACAACTAAATCAGTGTCTTCCAATAAAAATTGAGCATTATAATTAAGACTGTGTGGCtgtgaaagattgctccaaatctctaataataagagaaataaacaaTCCTGAGGTTCCACCAAACACACAGCAATTTGGCAAACATGGCAAAAtcgtcagtcaacaaacatttattaagcacctggttATGTGCCACACCCTGCActaagcaaaagacagtccctgcactcaGAGAGTTAGCAATCTAATGGGACAAGATGCTAAAAGTAAGAAGCTGAAAGGGGAATGGGGGTAAGGAATGCCCAGCGTGGGCAAATGATGAAGTCCAGAAGAGTGCAGCTGAGTGGGCAATGAGGAGATGGCTGGCTTGGGcatcctccttaaatggaagagCTAGGAATAACTTCCACTTGCCATCCTCTGCTCTCTaaccagaaggagggaggggtccCAGGGAC
It encodes the following:
- the TSACC gene encoding TSSK6-activating co-chaperone protein isoform X1 — translated: MEKPKSNSAKRKVEEECKLLPLCRAKPSPSFIHLPAANPATCQNNQSAKLQTGVDIKKPQDCLGLLECMHANLQLQTKLAQQQMAILEDLQSSMTLLIPGGEGKDSMLPAIRPNLLLTCQPQISK
- the TSACC gene encoding TSSK6-activating co-chaperone protein isoform X3 → MEKPKSNSAKRKGVDIKKPQDCLGLLECMHANLQLQTKLAQQQMAILEDLQSSMTLLIPGGEGKDSMLPAIRPNLLLTCQPQISK
- the TSACC gene encoding TSSK6-activating co-chaperone protein isoform X2, whose amino-acid sequence is MEKPKSNSAKRKVEEECKLLPLCRAKPSPSFIHLPAANPATCQNNQSAKLQTGVDIKKPQDCLGLLECMHANLQLQTKLAQQQMAILEDLQSSMTLLIPGGEA